A genomic stretch from Candidatus Thiothrix anitrata includes:
- a CDS encoding lipocalin family protein, whose protein sequence is MKLYRKLSYVGLLGLTLLLSACVGIPDGITPVAGFQVERYLGKWYEVARLDHSFERGLEQVTAEYSTREDGDIRVINRGYNTSKQKWEEAEGRAKFVGSKDVGQLKVSFFGPFYGGYNIVELDSNYQYVMIVGNDRDYLWILSRTPKLDAAVQQRLVEKAKSLGFATDKLIFVKQVMPSK, encoded by the coding sequence ATGAAGTTATACAGAAAATTATCTTACGTAGGGCTGCTGGGTTTGACGTTATTATTATCCGCTTGTGTCGGGATTCCAGATGGTATAACGCCGGTGGCAGGCTTCCAAGTCGAGCGTTATTTGGGTAAATGGTACGAGGTGGCGCGGCTGGATCATTCCTTCGAGCGTGGTTTGGAGCAGGTAACAGCAGAATACAGCACGCGTGAGGATGGTGATATTCGCGTCATCAACCGGGGTTACAACACCAGCAAGCAGAAGTGGGAAGAGGCGGAAGGCCGCGCCAAGTTCGTGGGATCGAAAGACGTGGGGCAACTCAAAGTATCGTTCTTTGGCCCCTTCTACGGCGGTTACAACATTGTGGAACTCGACTCGAATTACCAATATGTGATGATCGTTGGCAATGACCGCGATTACCTGTGGATTCTGTCACGCACGCCGAAACTGGATGCAGCCGTGCAACAGCGTTTGGTGGAAAAGGCCAAAAGCCTTGGGTTTGCAACCGACAAGCTGATTTTTGTGAAGCAAGTAATGCCCAGTAAATAG
- a CDS encoding DUF3429 domain-containing protein: MQPKRALPKVMWWLGYGGLVPFFVLSVVLLLGSDVPLLEGVRLDWWLAAYAAIILSFLGAVHWGAALGMQDALSERELGKLLLYSVVPSVLAWFALLLPANITLLVMASLVIGAYVVDRLLLFPKLDSNYANLRLHLTVVVSLLLIAAATA, from the coding sequence ATGCAACCCAAACGTGCTTTGCCGAAAGTGATGTGGTGGTTAGGTTATGGTGGCTTAGTGCCATTTTTTGTTTTGAGCGTGGTGCTATTGCTGGGTTCTGATGTGCCGCTGTTGGAAGGTGTGCGGCTGGATTGGTGGCTAGCGGCGTATGCGGCGATTATTTTGAGTTTCCTTGGCGCAGTCCACTGGGGCGCGGCATTGGGAATGCAGGATGCGTTGAGTGAACGTGAACTCGGTAAGTTGTTGCTTTATAGCGTTGTGCCATCGGTTTTGGCATGGTTTGCCTTGCTGCTGCCAGCCAACATCACACTGTTGGTCATGGCAAGTTTGGTTATAGGGGCTTATGTGGTTGATCGCCTGTTATTATTTCCCAAACTGGATTCTAATTATGCTAACTTGCGCCTGCATTTGACAGTGGTGGTAAGCTTGTTACTGATAGCTGCGGCGACGGCATGA
- a CDS encoding PAS domain S-box protein, with the protein MRDMPTEPAIRPDLLQALLDHAEHGITIAEREGSDTILLYVNHAFEKMTGYTAEECLYKDCRFLQGNDHEQAAIALIRTAIETERPVRAVLRNYRKDGSLFWNDLSISPYFDAEDGIMYYIGVQKDVSEVVALQEKITALKDRLASYENAHDKSTACCFKSSSDNICKHA; encoded by the coding sequence ATGAGGGATATGCCTACAGAACCAGCGATTCGTCCAGACCTGCTGCAAGCATTGCTGGATCATGCAGAACACGGCATTACCATTGCCGAACGTGAGGGCAGCGATACCATCCTGCTGTATGTGAACCATGCTTTTGAAAAAATGACCGGTTATACAGCCGAAGAATGCCTCTATAAAGATTGTCGCTTTCTGCAAGGCAACGACCATGAGCAAGCCGCTATCGCATTAATACGCACGGCTATCGAAACCGAAAGACCAGTACGAGCGGTATTACGCAACTACCGCAAAGACGGCAGTCTGTTCTGGAATGATCTCAGTATCAGCCCTTATTTCGATGCAGAAGACGGCATTATGTATTACATCGGCGTGCAAAAAGATGTCAGTGAAGTGGTAGCATTACAGGAAAAAATAACCGCGCTTAAAGATCGGCTGGCATCGTATGAAAATGCTCACGACAAGTCGACAGCGTGCTGCTTCAAATCGTCCAGTGACAATATCTGCAAGCACGCATGA
- a CDS encoding SDR family NAD(P)-dependent oxidoreductase, translating into MSKQRLAWLVGASSGIGQALAFALADDGWRVAISARRLEPLQAMQTRHPSLTPYPLDVNDAQSLHAAVAAITRELGDIELCVLNAGDYTPMPLDDFDPALFRKLCEVNYLGVVNGLDALLPLMLARGRGQILLTASIAGYRGLPKSAPYSASKAAVISLAESLHLELKARGVLLRVVNPGFVRSPLTDKNDFKMPFLMEAEDAAQAIMRDLPRQNFEIAFPKRFAYLMKLLRILPYWLYFKLTKGAA; encoded by the coding sequence ATGTCAAAGCAACGATTAGCATGGTTGGTGGGGGCGAGTTCTGGTATTGGGCAGGCATTAGCCTTTGCCCTCGCTGACGATGGTTGGCGCGTGGCAATCAGTGCGCGTCGCCTTGAGCCGTTGCAAGCGATGCAAACGCGCCACCCTTCCTTAACACCTTACCCGTTGGATGTGAACGATGCGCAAAGTTTGCACGCGGCGGTAGCCGCAATCACCCGTGAATTGGGCGATATTGAGCTGTGTGTGCTGAATGCAGGGGATTACACCCCAATGCCACTGGATGATTTTGACCCGGCGTTATTTCGTAAATTGTGCGAAGTGAATTACTTGGGCGTGGTCAATGGGCTGGATGCGCTGTTACCCTTGATGTTAGCGCGGGGGCGTGGGCAAATCTTGCTGACGGCGAGTATTGCCGGGTATCGCGGTTTGCCCAAATCTGCACCCTACAGTGCGAGTAAAGCGGCGGTGATCAGCTTGGCGGAATCGTTGCATCTGGAATTAAAAGCGCGGGGTGTATTGTTGCGGGTGGTTAACCCCGGTTTTGTGCGTTCGCCGTTGACGGATAAAAACGACTTCAAAATGCCGTTTTTGATGGAAGCAGAGGATGCAGCGCAAGCGATTATGCGTGATTTGCCGCGCCAGAATTTCGAGATTGCCTTTCCGAAACGCTTTGCGTATTTGATGAAACTGCTGCGTATCTTGCCGTATTGGTTGTATTTCAAACTGACGAAGGGGGCTGCGTAA
- a CDS encoding nuclear transport factor 2 family protein encodes MEHVERYLQTFTTLQADGLERLAGIFAADARFKDPFNDVRGLAAITRIFAHMFATTQHSRFMIVDHALAGNTLFIRWDYHFQTLKGERWEIPGTSVVRFNAAGLAVEHVDYWDPAEHIYSKLPVLGWGMRWLRGKLTAS; translated from the coding sequence ATGGAGCACGTGGAGCGTTATTTGCAGACCTTTACGACCTTGCAGGCAGATGGCTTGGAACGTTTGGCGGGGATTTTTGCGGCGGATGCGCGGTTCAAAGACCCGTTTAATGATGTGCGCGGCTTGGCGGCAATTACGCGGATTTTTGCGCACATGTTTGCGACCACCCAGCATTCACGCTTTATGATTGTGGATCACGCGCTGGCGGGGAATACGCTGTTTATTCGCTGGGATTACCATTTTCAAACCTTGAAAGGCGAGCGTTGGGAAATCCCCGGTACGAGCGTGGTGCGTTTCAATGCGGCGGGCTTGGCGGTGGAACATGTGGATTATTGGGATCCGGCGGAACATATTTACAGCAAGTTGCCCGTGTTGGGGTGGGGGATGCGTTGGTTGCGGGGCAAGTTGACGGCGAGTTAA
- a CDS encoding BrxE family protein, with product MKHHFIETIVRLRLLVGFLGEKNQANWWMSNFINRSSDAFLLPIYPRTTLLAQYHGVCEAALLVHDEHIGVGNTYHLYRLPNSIERVVAESIRDNSGSATLKDKLSDKDAALTALQAFAHTTVEKAEGPVAIGVFQDAALENLLAVSAAHYLQAFRENYQCFPYMRQA from the coding sequence ATGAAACATCATTTTATTGAGACAATTGTCAGGCTTCGTCTCTTGGTTGGTTTTCTTGGCGAAAAAAATCAGGCTAACTGGTGGATGAGTAACTTCATCAACCGCTCAAGCGATGCCTTTTTGCTCCCCATCTACCCCCGCACTACTTTACTGGCACAATATCATGGTGTTTGTGAGGCTGCTTTGTTAGTGCATGATGAGCATATCGGCGTGGGCAATACCTATCATCTTTATCGCTTACCAAACTCGATTGAGCGCGTAGTTGCCGAAAGCATTCGGGATAATAGCGGCAGTGCTACTTTAAAGGATAAATTATCGGATAAGGATGCTGCGCTTACCGCCTTACAGGCGTTTGCCCATACGACTGTTGAAAAAGCCGAAGGGCCGGTGGCGATTGGTGTTTTTCAGGATGCCGCCTTGGAAAATTTGCTAGCGGTGTCAGCCGCACATTACTTGCAAGCCTTCCGCGAAAACTACCAATGCTTTCCGTATATGAGGCAAGCCTAG
- a CDS encoding DUF1819 family protein has protein sequence MQQVLPPYTTQLGAGLGLVEETKLLLSLYELGISTADLYDKALDSGLFPLVSARRLRNIVVECFAPRYLKTQAAEYLQLLVPHLPSAAINQLFLFYTAQANSILQDFIHEVYWARYTSGRNTLSAEDAKDFVAHAVREGKTQKPWSDSTIQRVSSYLLGCCADYGLLSANRSTQRTIQPMRVYDSTVLYLAYQLHFSGLGDNAVIQHDSWGLFGLETADVREAFKRLAKNNWMIVQSAGDVTRISWSFKTMKEVVDVITQN, from the coding sequence GTGCAGCAGGTTTTGCCTCCCTATACTACTCAATTGGGCGCAGGGCTTGGTTTGGTTGAAGAAACCAAACTGCTGTTATCGCTATATGAACTGGGTATATCTACTGCTGACCTTTATGATAAGGCATTGGATTCTGGGTTGTTTCCACTAGTGTCTGCGCGGCGTTTGCGCAATATTGTGGTTGAGTGTTTTGCTCCCCGCTATCTGAAAACACAGGCAGCGGAATATCTGCAATTGCTGGTTCCACATCTGCCCTCGGCGGCAATCAATCAGCTTTTTCTATTTTATACCGCACAAGCCAACAGCATTTTGCAAGACTTTATCCACGAGGTTTACTGGGCGCGTTACACCAGTGGACGGAATACATTGAGTGCTGAAGACGCTAAAGATTTCGTTGCCCATGCGGTGCGGGAAGGTAAAACGCAAAAACCTTGGTCTGACTCGACCATCCAGCGGGTATCATCCTATTTGCTAGGGTGTTGCGCCGATTATGGCTTGCTCTCCGCGAATCGTAGTACCCAACGCACCATTCAACCCATGCGGGTATATGATTCAACTGTGCTATACCTAGCTTATCAACTGCACTTTTCCGGGTTGGGTGACAATGCGGTGATCCAGCATGACAGTTGGGGGCTATTTGGGCTGGAAACCGCCGATGTGCGCGAAGCATTCAAGCGGCTGGCGAAAAACAACTGGATGATTGTGCAATCTGCGGGCGATGTGACCCGCATAAGCTGGTCATTCAAGACAATGAAGGAAGTGGTAGATGTCATCACTCAAAACTAA
- a CDS encoding BREX protein BrxB domain-containing protein — MSSLKTNFNELVERLKTGREVGHASFEPIFYLVFHPTEILDVKRNLPAWESRLHNEGWNVHKFSVAQAIQEILDTAPLKKIWLAADAKAPLQWGKTNKSLANALTNGSLQNRLEAVLASLEGQANNILLVTDIEALHPYLRIGSIENLLHGRFHVPTVFFYPGVRTGNTRLKFLGFYPEDGNYRSVHVGG; from the coding sequence ATGTCATCACTCAAAACTAATTTCAACGAACTGGTGGAGCGGCTCAAAACAGGGCGGGAAGTGGGGCACGCCAGTTTCGAGCCAATCTTTTACCTAGTGTTTCATCCGACCGAGATTCTGGACGTGAAACGCAACCTGCCAGCTTGGGAATCACGTTTACATAATGAAGGTTGGAATGTCCATAAATTCTCGGTGGCACAAGCCATTCAGGAGATTCTGGATACCGCACCCTTGAAAAAAATCTGGCTGGCTGCGGATGCCAAAGCACCGTTGCAATGGGGGAAAACCAATAAGTCACTGGCGAATGCTTTGACGAATGGTTCTTTGCAAAACCGGCTTGAAGCGGTGCTTGCCAGTTTGGAAGGGCAGGCAAACAACATTTTGCTGGTGACAGACATTGAGGCGCTGCATCCTTACTTGCGGATTGGTTCGATCGAGAACCTGCTACACGGTAGGTTCCATGTGCCAACCGTGTTTTTCTATCCCGGTGTGCGTACCGGGAATACTCGCTTGAAATTTTTGGGCTTCTATCCAGAAGACGGCAATTACCGTTCTGTCCACGTTGGTGGTTGA